CTGTTATCTCTCGGTGTTGTCGGTACGCTATTAACTCGTACTCGTCGTCGCAAGCAAGATGCTTAATTTGCAGTGAGTGATTTCCTCTGAAAATAACTACGTTTGTTGGCGATATTTTTGGGAATTAAATTTAAGCTATTAACCAGGGAGTAAACTCTCTGATTTTTTCTTAAGAAGAGCAAATCTTCGTTTGAGTTAAAGCAATTTTTTCTACTTGTTGATAATTAATTTTCCCTTGGGAGTTGCGGGGTAAATGAGTTACAGAAATCCATTTTTTCGGTTGTTTATATTTGCTTAATTTTTCAGCGATCGCTGCTTTAATTTCTCTTTCTGAAATTTGCTTATTTTTCGGGACATAAATCGCGCTTACCACTTGACCCCAGTTTTTGTCAAGTAAACCAATTACACAAACATCAGTAACTAATTGAGTAGCTAAAATTGCCGCTTCTACTTCATTAGGAAAAACATTTTCGCCGCCCGTAATAATTTTTTTACTGCTACGTCCGACAATATTTAAGTAACCTTCACTATCAAAAAATCCTAAGTCATCGGTCAAAAAATATTCGCAATTTTGACTGAATTTTGGATAGTAACCCAAACATAAAGATGCAGCATTAATAGCAATTTTTCCGGTTTGATTCGCAGGTAAATTTTCACCTTTATCGCTGCGAATTCCTACTTTAGCATGAGGTAAAATTTTGCCAGCACTGTTATTTCCAGCAAGAAAATCATCAGGTTTTAATGTAACGATTTGAGAAGCAGTTTCGGTCATGCCGTAAGTAGGGGCTAGTCTAATTTTATGCTGTCTAGCTGTTACGAAAAGAGTTGACCAAGCTGGCGCACCACCGAGAAGTACCGTTTTGAATTTTGCTAGCCAAGAAG
This portion of the Oscillatoria salina IIICB1 genome encodes:
- a CDS encoding 2-succinylbenzoate--CoA ligase, whose protein sequence is NLSSSPFNKLQKTETNNLNITSQTENCQAKIMIPTGGTSGKIRFAIHTWSTLTASVNGFYRYFDAKPVNSFCILPLYHVSGLMQFIRSLITGGKIAVLPYKSLKTTIAENKFCDYTQNLKFLEIQDFFISLVPTQLQFILEKNPSWLAKFKTVLLGGAPAWSTLFVTARQHKIRLAPTYGMTETASQIVTLKPDDFLAGNNSAGKILPHAKVGIRSDKGENLPANQTGKIAINAASLCLGYYPKFSQNCEYFLTDDLGFFDSEGYLNIVGRSSKKIITGGENVFPNEVEAAILATQLVTDVCVIGLLDKNWGQVVSAIYVPKNKQISEREIKAAIAEKLSKYKQPKKWISVTHLPRNSQGKINYQQVEKIALTQTKICSS